Proteins from a single region of Halalkalibaculum roseum:
- the dapA gene encoding 4-hydroxy-tetrahydrodipicolinate synthase, which produces MNVEDISLWTALVTPMKENGDLDLDDLASLIHKQDEAGNGILILGSTGEGLALGLDDKKMVVETASSLNIEVPVMVGVGGFNLREQLEWIEYCQEYEIEAFLLVTPLYAKPNVKGQTAWFKALMDAADKPCMIYNVPSRTGVKLDPRVLKELRDHPNLFALKEASGSIADFQEFRKAAPDLKVLSGDDGLTPFFAMAGCKGLVSVASNVWPKATHAYVNECLAGHGPQLLPLWQECTDTLFSVSNPIPSKILLKEKGWIKTSTLRPPLTDDEVTDTKKLLDADKRIGEWLDQQN; this is translated from the coding sequence ATGAATGTAGAAGATATTTCTCTCTGGACTGCACTCGTAACTCCTATGAAAGAAAATGGTGATCTGGATCTCGATGATCTTGCATCCCTTATTCACAAACAGGATGAAGCCGGCAACGGTATACTTATACTCGGTTCAACAGGGGAAGGATTGGCACTTGGCCTCGATGACAAGAAAATGGTTGTGGAAACGGCATCAAGCCTCAATATTGAAGTTCCTGTTATGGTTGGCGTCGGCGGGTTTAATCTTCGCGAGCAGCTGGAGTGGATCGAATACTGCCAGGAATATGAAATTGAGGCTTTCCTGTTGGTAACACCCCTTTATGCCAAACCAAATGTGAAAGGCCAGACAGCCTGGTTTAAGGCCCTGATGGATGCTGCAGATAAGCCTTGTATGATCTATAATGTTCCTTCGAGAACTGGAGTTAAGCTTGATCCCAGGGTATTAAAAGAGCTCCGGGATCATCCGAATTTGTTTGCCTTAAAAGAAGCAAGTGGCAGCATTGCCGATTTCCAGGAATTTCGCAAAGCAGCACCCGATCTGAAAGTCCTGAGTGGAGATGACGGATTGACGCCATTTTTTGCCATGGCGGGATGCAAGGGACTGGTATCTGTAGCTTCAAACGTATGGCCGAAGGCAACCCATGCCTACGTGAATGAGTGCCTGGCCGGGCACGGGCCACAACTATTACCTCTGTGGCAGGAGTGCACGGATACCCTTTTTTCAGTATCCAATCCGATTCCAAGCAAGATATTATTAAAGGAAAAAGGCTGGATTAAAACATCCACCTTGCGACCGCCGCTGACGGATGATGAGGTGACAGATACCAAAAAATTACTGGATGCGGACAAGCGCATTGGTGAGTGGTTGGATCAGCAAAACTAA
- a CDS encoding dihydrodipicolinate reductase C-terminal domain-containing protein: MNVAVIGTGKTGGEVVDLVEPENLVGPFNTNNKPTSEKLRQADVIIIFVPGAAVDDIFEAVLESGIPAVWGSTGHEWPENLDKRLKEKGIKWLKASNFSLGMNIVRRCISVISKGSELLPEPEFHIHEIHHTGKVDAPSGTAISWKEWLGKDAEITSERKGDIKGIHELEMKTNSESIFLKHRAHNRAVFAKGALWSARQLLKDSMQPGMHDIESVFDELVGV, from the coding sequence ATGAATGTTGCGGTAATCGGAACCGGTAAAACAGGGGGTGAGGTAGTTGACCTTGTTGAGCCTGAAAATCTTGTCGGACCCTTCAATACGAATAACAAACCTACATCTGAGAAATTACGTCAGGCCGATGTCATCATCATTTTTGTTCCCGGGGCTGCGGTTGATGATATTTTTGAGGCAGTACTTGAATCAGGAATACCGGCAGTTTGGGGAAGTACGGGTCATGAGTGGCCCGAGAACCTTGATAAAAGGCTGAAGGAGAAGGGTATCAAGTGGTTGAAAGCTTCCAATTTCAGTTTGGGAATGAATATCGTAAGAAGGTGCATCTCTGTCATTTCAAAAGGCTCTGAGCTGTTGCCGGAGCCCGAGTTTCATATCCACGAAATACACCACACCGGGAAAGTAGATGCCCCAAGCGGGACAGCGATCTCTTGGAAAGAGTGGCTGGGCAAAGACGCCGAGATTACCTCCGAAAGAAAAGGGGATATCAAAGGCATTCACGAACTGGAGATGAAAACGAACTCAGAATCCATTTTTCTGAAACATCGGGCTCATAATCGTGCTGTTTTTGCCAAGGGAGCTCTTTGGTCAGCCAGACAACTGCTTAAGGATTCCATGCAGCCGGGTATGCATGATATTGAATCGGTATTTGATGAATTGGTCGGAGTCTAA
- a CDS encoding DUF819 domain-containing protein: protein MESIIFAAPLFTNDAVVLGILLLILAAIFITSNSDNPFWQKFYTFIPSLLLCYFIPSIFNSMGIISGEESQLYFVASRYLLPASLVLLTLSIDFKGILGLGPKAIIMFLAGTLGIVIGGPLALIVFSYIAPGVVGGAGPEEIWRGLSTVAGSWIGGGANQTAMYEIYDPSDELFSAMITVDIIVANIWLGFLLYGAGISDRIDNWFKADASPITELRKKIESYKASISRIASLADITTICAVAFGITAIAHVGADTVTPWINDNFPALRDLSLGSPFFWIIVIATTGGLGLSFTRARKLEGAGASKIGSLFLYILVATIGMKMDVLAIFESPGFFMIGILWILIHVFILFVVAKIINAPFFFIAVGSQANIGGAASAPIVASAFHPALAPVGVLLAVLGYALGTYAAIICSEIMRFVS, encoded by the coding sequence ATGGAATCAATAATTTTTGCCGCACCGCTCTTCACCAACGATGCTGTCGTTTTAGGTATTCTGCTTTTGATCCTTGCAGCAATCTTTATTACATCCAACAGTGACAATCCCTTTTGGCAAAAATTCTACACTTTTATTCCATCACTACTGCTCTGTTATTTTATACCCTCTATTTTCAACTCGATGGGCATTATTTCAGGTGAAGAATCCCAGCTCTATTTTGTGGCATCACGCTACCTGTTGCCAGCCAGTCTTGTTCTACTTACACTAAGCATTGATTTCAAAGGAATTCTAGGCTTAGGACCCAAAGCGATCATCATGTTCCTGGCGGGTACACTCGGTATCGTGATCGGTGGTCCTCTTGCACTGATAGTGTTCTCCTATATCGCACCCGGTGTTGTCGGCGGAGCCGGTCCCGAAGAGATCTGGCGGGGACTTTCTACCGTAGCGGGTAGCTGGATTGGCGGTGGTGCAAATCAAACAGCTATGTATGAGATCTACGATCCCAGTGATGAACTCTTTTCAGCAATGATTACCGTAGACATCATAGTTGCCAATATCTGGCTTGGCTTTCTCCTGTACGGAGCCGGAATATCGGATCGTATTGATAACTGGTTTAAGGCCGATGCCAGTCCTATAACAGAGCTTCGTAAAAAGATTGAAAGCTACAAAGCAAGTATATCCCGGATTGCCTCCCTAGCTGATATCACTACTATCTGTGCTGTGGCCTTTGGAATCACAGCCATTGCACATGTAGGAGCGGACACCGTAACGCCTTGGATCAATGATAATTTTCCTGCTCTTAGAGATCTCAGCTTGGGATCCCCGTTTTTCTGGATCATTGTAATCGCTACTACCGGCGGTTTGGGACTCTCTTTTACTCGTGCCCGTAAATTGGAGGGTGCAGGTGCTTCAAAAATAGGAAGCCTGTTTCTCTATATCCTGGTGGCAACAATCGGGATGAAAATGGACGTTCTGGCTATTTTTGAAAGTCCCGGCTTTTTCATGATTGGTATCCTCTGGATACTCATCCATGTTTTCATCCTCTTTGTAGTGGCAAAAATAATCAACGCCCCGTTCTTTTTTATTGCGGTCGGCAGTCAGGCGAATATCGGGGGCGCAGCATCCGCACCTATTGTCGCCTCGGCATTTCACCCAGCACTGGCACCGGTGGGCGTCTTACTTGCTGTTCTCGGTTATGCGCTTGGAACCTACGCAGCCATCATCTGCTCGGAGATCATGCGCTTTGTAAGCTAA
- a CDS encoding serine hydrolase, whose protein sequence is MLRILKFLGVFLAAFLFIFFIVFGFNMNALFTLMENSEDIQEGQEWVAKTQSLKGLTEYIGQQPERVSIVSIAIENPDSSILYNEHAPRTMGILSNIFTVIEFARQVEAGELDPNEQIALSEVDYFQLPYMDASNHSTAVDQLEEREKISEQNTVALADLVQVSVEYNDLAASDYLFFRFGKEQLDSLMNRLNIEETESPLPFSGMYATMKPGLYDMEAPQRMDSLSAMDRKTFDSLAIATAGKLAENETYREEVFTQFRQDEGLGVPFSMQRDLLDFFPKTTALEMATLMKNIQQEELISVEVSRRIKEIMSWPLKSSRLQSDFSSYGAYYDSRLGLVNGIDFGASTYSNEPFAQAVFFDDLQLAFWFHMSSNLIHQDFEQRLIWDPALREATVNEIRKNQ, encoded by the coding sequence ATGCTCCGTATCTTAAAATTTCTTGGCGTTTTTCTAGCCGCCTTCCTGTTCATCTTCTTCATCGTGTTTGGATTTAATATGAACGCCCTTTTTACCCTAATGGAAAACTCTGAAGATATACAGGAGGGACAGGAATGGGTGGCCAAGACACAATCACTGAAGGGTTTGACGGAATATATTGGCCAGCAGCCCGAACGCGTGTCGATAGTTTCCATTGCCATTGAGAACCCGGATTCTTCCATATTATACAATGAACACGCTCCTCGTACCATGGGCATTCTTTCCAACATTTTTACGGTAATTGAATTTGCACGACAGGTTGAAGCCGGTGAGCTTGACCCTAACGAGCAGATAGCACTCTCAGAAGTGGATTACTTCCAGCTGCCGTATATGGATGCATCCAACCACAGCACCGCTGTTGACCAGCTTGAAGAGCGTGAAAAGATATCGGAGCAAAATACCGTAGCATTGGCTGACTTGGTTCAAGTTTCTGTGGAGTATAATGATTTGGCTGCCTCAGACTATCTTTTTTTCAGGTTTGGAAAGGAGCAGCTGGATTCTCTTATGAACCGGTTGAATATTGAAGAAACGGAATCTCCCCTACCTTTTAGTGGAATGTACGCCACTATGAAGCCCGGTCTCTATGATATGGAAGCACCGCAGAGAATGGACAGTCTGAGCGCTATGGATAGGAAAACCTTTGACAGCCTCGCCATTGCCACTGCCGGGAAACTTGCCGAAAATGAAACATACAGAGAAGAAGTATTTACACAGTTCCGTCAGGATGAAGGATTGGGTGTCCCCTTTTCTATGCAACGCGACTTACTGGACTTTTTTCCTAAAACAACAGCACTGGAAATGGCAACCCTGATGAAGAACATTCAGCAGGAAGAACTGATTTCGGTTGAAGTCTCAAGGCGTATCAAAGAAATTATGTCATGGCCCCTGAAAAGCAGCCGATTGCAAAGTGATTTCAGCTCATACGGTGCCTACTACGATAGCCGGCTCGGCCTTGTTAATGGAATAGATTTTGGAGCTTCCACCTACTCCAATGAACCTTTTGCCCAGGCTGTATTTTTTGATGACTTACAACTTGCTTTCTGGTTTCACATGAGCAGCAATCTGATTCACCAGGACTTTGAACAGCGGTTGATCTGGGATCCGGCTTTAAGAGAAGCAACCGTTAATGAAATCAGAAAAAATCAGTAA
- a CDS encoding SAM-dependent methyltransferase, producing the protein MSNSKGTLYLIPNTLGKTPENNTIPEYVLNIIRSLDVLVVENIQTAVKYLQWVGDTIPEYKIEFLLLNKKTPTHEIASFMDPLKKGRDVGLISEAGCPAVADPGSELIKMAHAQHISVQPLVGPSSILLALMGSGFNGQNFAFHGYLPIEKSGRQQQIQQLEQESRDKDRTQIFMEAPHRNDAIIKDVTKLCHPETRFCTATNLTLPDESIISKPVSAWKQEKWESINKEPTIFLLYASKL; encoded by the coding sequence ATGAGTAATTCAAAAGGGACACTTTACCTGATCCCCAATACACTCGGTAAAACGCCTGAAAACAACACCATTCCCGAGTATGTTTTAAATATCATCAGAAGTCTGGATGTGCTGGTTGTTGAAAATATCCAGACAGCCGTTAAATATTTGCAGTGGGTCGGCGACACCATACCGGAATATAAGATTGAATTCCTGCTATTGAATAAAAAGACACCTACGCACGAAATTGCCTCGTTTATGGATCCCCTGAAAAAAGGACGTGATGTGGGATTGATCTCAGAAGCTGGGTGTCCCGCCGTGGCTGACCCGGGCTCCGAACTCATAAAGATGGCACATGCCCAGCATATCAGCGTGCAGCCCCTGGTAGGTCCATCTTCCATCTTGCTGGCTTTGATGGGATCGGGCTTCAACGGACAAAATTTTGCCTTTCACGGTTATCTGCCCATTGAAAAATCCGGCAGGCAGCAGCAGATTCAGCAACTTGAACAAGAGTCAAGGGATAAAGACCGCACGCAAATATTTATGGAGGCTCCTCATCGCAATGACGCGATTATTAAAGATGTCACTAAGCTTTGCCACCCGGAGACTCGTTTTTGCACAGCCACCAATCTCACCTTGCCTGATGAATCGATCATATCGAAACCGGTATCTGCCTGGAAGCAAGAAAAGTGGGAGTCCATTAATAAAGAACCCACCATTTTCCTGCTGTACGCATCGAAATTATAA
- a CDS encoding ankyrin repeat domain-containing protein, whose amino-acid sequence MNDETFLDAAESGDLDTIVGMVNDGIDVNTSDEHDRTALMKAAKHGHLDIVQFLLDNGADVNARDNRGTSALYWATSNGHHDIVQLLIKHHSDVDVMDDRGWSAKDQASSHNYDDILHLLEEAGA is encoded by the coding sequence ATGAATGATGAAACCTTTCTTGACGCCGCAGAGAGCGGAGACCTCGATACTATAGTTGGCATGGTTAATGACGGTATCGATGTAAATACCAGTGATGAACATGACCGTACAGCACTGATGAAAGCTGCAAAGCATGGCCACCTTGATATTGTACAATTTTTACTAGACAACGGGGCAGATGTAAACGCGAGAGATAATCGCGGGACGAGTGCCTTGTATTGGGCCACCAGCAACGGTCATCATGACATAGTTCAACTATTGATTAAACACCACAGCGATGTTGATGTGATGGACGATCGCGGTTGGTCTGCGAAGGATCAGGCCAGTTCTCATAATTACGACGATATTTTGCACTTGCTTGAGGAGGCAGGGGCTTAA
- a CDS encoding dipeptidyl-peptidase 3 family protein: MDRLKCNSPLFFSLLVIGLVLQSCTGNAGTNEQLDEGSEMSIEDRLDQYTSFTLTTDVSKLSENERKMIPLLIEAAEAMDEVFWMQAYGDKSELMDMIDSPQASRYAEINFGPWDRLEENEPFVEGFGAKPAGANFYPEDITKEEFEAWDSEAKDDLYTLVRRDDDGELITVPYHQAFAEQHKLASEKLKEAAELAEDPGLKEYLNLRAEALLTDDYQESDLAWMDMKDNVIDVVIGPIETYEDQLYGYKAAHETFILVKDTEWSDRLSKYATVLPELQEGLPVPDEYKQETPGRDSDLNAYDVVYVSGDANAGSKTIAINLPNDEQVQLQKGTRRLQLKNAMRGKYDKILVPISETLIAQEQREHITFDAFFGNTMFHEVAHGLGIKNTLDGEGTVREALKEHASALEEGKADVLGLYMVTSLREDGMVSEGSIEDNYVTFMASIFRSIRFGSASAHGKANLIRFNFFKEQGAFSYNEDTQTYSVNFDKIEEATNALSRKILMLQGDGDYEGVSDFVEKYGQVGEQLQASLDRVDSEGIPTDITFEQGLEEIGL, translated from the coding sequence ATGGATCGCTTGAAATGTAATTCCCCTCTATTTTTTTCACTTCTGGTAATCGGTTTGGTACTTCAGAGCTGTACCGGTAATGCCGGGACAAATGAACAGTTGGATGAGGGTTCCGAAATGTCGATCGAAGACCGCCTCGATCAGTACACCTCTTTCACCCTTACTACTGATGTATCTAAGCTCTCAGAAAATGAGAGAAAGATGATCCCGCTGCTGATCGAAGCTGCGGAGGCTATGGACGAGGTTTTCTGGATGCAGGCCTATGGTGACAAGTCAGAACTTATGGATATGATTGATAGTCCCCAAGCGAGTCGTTATGCAGAAATTAATTTTGGCCCATGGGATCGACTCGAAGAGAATGAGCCCTTTGTGGAAGGGTTTGGTGCCAAACCTGCGGGTGCAAATTTCTACCCGGAAGATATCACCAAGGAGGAGTTTGAAGCTTGGGACTCGGAAGCAAAGGATGATCTCTACACGCTTGTCAGACGTGATGACGACGGCGAGCTGATTACGGTTCCTTACCATCAGGCTTTTGCTGAGCAGCATAAACTGGCTTCTGAGAAGCTGAAAGAGGCTGCAGAACTTGCTGAAGATCCCGGTCTGAAGGAGTATTTGAATCTTCGTGCCGAAGCCCTGCTTACCGATGACTACCAGGAGAGCGACCTGGCTTGGATGGATATGAAAGATAATGTGATTGATGTCGTCATCGGGCCCATCGAAACCTATGAGGATCAGCTATATGGTTATAAGGCGGCTCATGAAACCTTTATTCTTGTAAAAGACACCGAGTGGAGCGATCGCCTGTCGAAATATGCCACTGTTCTTCCCGAACTGCAGGAGGGGCTGCCAGTACCTGATGAGTACAAACAGGAGACACCCGGGCGTGATTCTGACCTGAATGCCTATGACGTGGTTTATGTATCGGGCGATGCCAATGCCGGATCAAAGACTATTGCCATTAACCTACCAAATGATGAGCAAGTTCAGCTTCAAAAAGGGACCCGGCGCCTGCAGCTCAAGAATGCTATGCGCGGGAAATATGATAAAATACTGGTCCCAATTTCAGAAACACTGATTGCGCAGGAGCAAAGAGAGCATATTACCTTTGATGCCTTTTTCGGAAATACCATGTTCCACGAAGTGGCGCACGGCCTGGGTATCAAGAATACCCTAGACGGTGAAGGTACGGTCCGCGAAGCGCTGAAAGAACACGCCTCTGCACTGGAAGAGGGCAAGGCCGATGTACTGGGTCTGTACATGGTTACCAGTCTTAGGGAAGATGGTATGGTGTCCGAGGGAAGTATTGAGGATAATTACGTGACCTTTATGGCCAGTATCTTTCGCTCCATACGTTTTGGTTCTGCAAGTGCTCATGGCAAAGCAAACCTGATCCGGTTTAACTTTTTCAAGGAGCAGGGAGCTTTCAGCTATAATGAAGATACCCAAACCTACAGTGTCAATTTTGATAAGATCGAAGAAGCTACTAATGCACTTTCCAGAAAGATTCTGATGCTGCAGGGCGACGGAGACTATGAGGGAGTTTCAGATTTTGTTGAGAAATATGGGCAGGTCGGCGAACAGCTGCAGGCTTCGCTCGATCGCGTAGACTCTGAAGGCATACCTACAGACATAACTTTTGAGCAGGGTTTGGAAGAGATCGGCTTGTAA
- a CDS encoding mechanosensitive ion channel family protein: MSYRNFSHLIFFLVFLLQVPVLSTAQNDTDTLDASAAQEEMVQNSDTVAQNNLSESGGENAEAEGTGSESRLEEIKELISFNVIFLTLFILAITYFLNKFVVRILDNISEKSARYRLFTKRLVPIARITIWSFSLYIIIAGIIDPPFETVLTVTASIGIAVGFASQDILKNVFGGFIIILDRPFQVGDKIQVGEYYGEVLQIGLRSCRIVTPDDSVVTIPNGELMNKAVSNANSSALDCQVVAEIYLPADIDVELVKRIAYKAAISSRYAYLQKPVIVIAKNEIHQKNYVVKLRVKAYVLDIRYEFPFQSDMTELILSELNKRKLVPGHLPQAS; this comes from the coding sequence ATGAGTTACCGAAACTTTTCACATTTAATATTCTTTCTGGTCTTTCTATTACAAGTACCGGTATTGAGTACAGCCCAGAATGATACAGATACTCTTGATGCATCAGCTGCACAGGAAGAGATGGTTCAAAATTCAGACACGGTTGCACAGAACAACCTGTCCGAATCCGGGGGAGAGAATGCAGAGGCCGAAGGCACCGGCTCAGAATCCAGGCTGGAAGAAATAAAGGAGCTGATCTCTTTTAATGTGATCTTTCTCACCCTGTTTATTCTGGCCATTACTTACTTTCTCAATAAATTTGTCGTTCGGATACTGGATAATATCTCTGAGAAATCGGCGCGATACCGGCTCTTTACAAAACGACTGGTCCCCATCGCGCGAATTACGATCTGGTCTTTTTCACTGTATATTATCATTGCCGGTATTATCGACCCGCCTTTTGAAACGGTACTCACAGTTACTGCTTCTATAGGTATTGCTGTAGGTTTTGCTTCACAGGATATCCTTAAAAATGTATTTGGTGGATTTATCATCATTCTGGATCGGCCTTTTCAGGTTGGTGATAAAATTCAGGTAGGGGAATATTATGGGGAGGTTCTACAGATCGGACTGAGATCTTGCCGAATCGTTACTCCTGACGATTCCGTCGTTACCATACCGAATGGTGAGCTGATGAATAAAGCGGTTTCAAATGCCAATTCCAGTGCGCTCGACTGTCAGGTTGTGGCAGAAATTTATCTGCCGGCTGATATTGATGTGGAATTGGTTAAACGTATTGCCTACAAGGCTGCAATTTCATCGCGATATGCCTACCTTCAGAAACCGGTTATTGTAATTGCGAAGAATGAAATTCATCAGAAGAATTATGTCGTCAAACTCCGGGTAAAAGCCTATGTTCTGGACATACGCTATGAATTTCCATTTCAGAGTGATATGACAGAACTAATTTTGTCGGAACTCAACAAAAGAAAACTGGTCCCGGGTCATTTGCCGCAGGCTTCTTGA
- a CDS encoding N-acetylmuramoyl-L-alanine amidase, giving the protein MTDNLFMPKAWLAFAMCMLFSISGYSQQNSLSRVSAAERSDGKGYVIRYHLTEEADSFRVFQPTTDLIQMTLYGENVDTTDIDFVGSNSVFDDISFYQIPFGIGVDIYLPDSTFYKARSYHDGGSEDLLLALTYAEREDIAYLTEGLDPVIWPRLSNDSSDMLVETNRNIQNVSSRDYTDNTYDRVKNKMKFDVVVIDPGHGGKDVGAIGYKGVQEKDIVLNIAKKVGGYINEYLPEVKVVYTRDDDTFIDLEERGPIANKAEGDLFVSIHANKFHNKYPHGTETYFLGLEKSKSALEVMKRENNVINGDGFDPDKVLSPEELLVYELQNSGYIATSEKLAGMVENQFSDRAQRKSRGVKQGRLVVLYQASMPAILVETGFLSNPSEQRFLSSDYGQSIIASAIFRAIRNYKEEYEKSQHFNTN; this is encoded by the coding sequence GTGACTGACAATTTATTCATGCCCAAAGCATGGCTTGCTTTTGCCATGTGCATGCTTTTCAGTATTTCAGGTTATTCTCAACAAAATAGCCTGAGCCGAGTATCTGCTGCAGAACGCAGTGATGGCAAAGGATATGTCATTCGCTATCATCTAACCGAAGAGGCAGATTCTTTCCGGGTATTCCAGCCCACTACTGACCTCATACAGATGACTCTTTACGGTGAGAACGTAGATACCACCGACATAGACTTTGTAGGCTCAAACAGTGTTTTTGATGACATTAGTTTCTATCAGATACCATTCGGTATAGGCGTCGATATTTACCTGCCCGACAGCACTTTTTATAAAGCAAGAAGTTACCACGATGGTGGCAGCGAAGACTTGCTTCTGGCTCTAACCTATGCAGAACGCGAAGATATCGCTTATCTGACGGAGGGACTCGACCCCGTCATTTGGCCTCGCCTCTCTAACGATAGCAGCGATATGCTGGTTGAGACTAACCGGAACATACAGAACGTGAGCAGCCGCGATTATACCGATAACACCTATGACCGGGTTAAGAATAAAATGAAATTCGATGTGGTAGTGATTGATCCCGGACACGGTGGGAAGGATGTTGGAGCTATCGGTTACAAAGGTGTGCAAGAGAAAGATATTGTACTGAACATTGCTAAAAAGGTTGGCGGTTATATCAATGAATACCTACCGGAAGTTAAGGTAGTCTATACCCGTGATGACGACACCTTCATTGATTTAGAAGAAAGAGGTCCGATTGCCAACAAGGCAGAGGGAGATTTGTTTGTGTCTATCCACGCCAACAAGTTTCACAACAAATATCCACATGGCACCGAGACCTATTTCCTTGGACTTGAGAAGAGCAAGTCGGCACTGGAGGTTATGAAACGGGAGAATAATGTGATTAACGGAGACGGTTTTGATCCGGACAAAGTACTTTCCCCTGAAGAGCTTCTGGTTTATGAGCTGCAAAACAGCGGTTATATCGCTACCAGTGAAAAACTGGCCGGGATGGTGGAAAATCAGTTTTCAGACCGTGCCCAGCGGAAATCACGCGGGGTAAAACAGGGACGTCTCGTGGTACTTTACCAGGCTTCCATGCCCGCCATACTGGTTGAAACAGGCTTTCTAAGCAATCCGAGTGAGCAGCGATTCCTTTCCAGTGATTACGGGCAAAGTATCATCGCCTCTGCCATTTTCCGAGCCATCAGAAACTACAAGGAAGAATACGAGAAGAGTCAGCACTTTAACACCAATTAA
- the udk gene encoding uridine kinase translates to MEPLIIGVAGGSGSGKTTVVRHIIDTIGKENIVLLQHDSYYRDLKHLPFEERSKQNFDHPSSLETELMIRHIEALKEGYHVEVPIYDFSKHVRKEESREVYPKKVILVDGILIFSEKGLRKQMDIKLYVDTDDDIRLLRRIRRDILERDRELQNVLEQYEEYVRPMHLEFVEPSKRYADIIIPRGGQNEVALQMVAARIQEELSR, encoded by the coding sequence TTGGAACCACTTATTATTGGCGTAGCCGGCGGCAGCGGGTCCGGTAAAACAACAGTTGTAAGGCATATCATAGACACCATCGGTAAAGAAAACATCGTGCTGCTGCAGCATGATTCTTACTACCGTGACCTGAAACACCTTCCTTTCGAAGAACGAAGCAAACAAAATTTTGACCATCCCTCTTCCCTGGAAACCGAATTGATGATCCGTCATATTGAAGCATTGAAGGAAGGGTATCATGTGGAAGTACCTATCTACGATTTTTCAAAACACGTCAGAAAAGAAGAGTCACGGGAAGTCTACCCCAAAAAGGTGATCCTGGTAGACGGAATATTGATTTTCAGTGAAAAGGGACTCCGTAAACAGATGGATATCAAATTGTATGTGGATACCGATGATGATATTCGACTTTTGCGGAGAATAAGGAGAGATATCCTGGAAAGAGATCGCGAATTGCAAAATGTCTTGGAACAGTACGAAGAATACGTCCGTCCCATGCACCTGGAATTTGTGGAACCCAGTAAACGCTACGCTGATATCATCATTCCCCGAGGGGGACAAAATGAAGTTGCCCTGCAAATGGTTGCGGCCCGTATTCAGGAAGAGCTTAGCAGATGA
- a CDS encoding type III pantothenate kinase, giving the protein MNDIIPPKDTILYLDIGNSSIKAAYKEDLNWTRPDSFKIRNASELVEWINRHHMDFGMVVIVSVVNDTTQAIVDRLEINKVRVLTVEDIPSDLLDYKTPDTLGIDRFFACYGAVAQTSKPVVVIDAGTACTVDYMSGDFVFRGGVIMPGIGILEKALRDYAPNLPAVLRTIPEEWPGKSTKTSLRWGLYGSFSDSIQGALEKHEERFDGFEIFITGGSAEWLSSILPGEPKVRPMLIFEGIQYFLEDHFK; this is encoded by the coding sequence ATGAATGATATCATTCCTCCTAAAGATACCATACTCTATTTGGATATAGGCAATTCGTCCATCAAGGCTGCCTATAAAGAGGACCTGAACTGGACCCGTCCCGACTCCTTCAAGATAAGAAATGCTTCTGAACTTGTAGAGTGGATAAACCGCCATCATATGGATTTTGGAATGGTAGTCATAGTAAGCGTGGTCAATGATACTACGCAGGCTATTGTGGATCGTCTGGAGATAAACAAGGTGCGGGTTCTGACTGTAGAGGACATACCATCTGATCTTCTGGACTATAAAACACCGGATACTTTGGGCATCGATCGATTTTTTGCCTGCTATGGAGCAGTGGCACAAACCAGTAAACCCGTGGTTGTGATAGATGCGGGAACAGCCTGCACCGTCGATTACATGTCTGGAGATTTTGTCTTTCGTGGAGGCGTTATTATGCCGGGCATCGGAATTTTGGAAAAAGCATTGAGAGACTATGCCCCCAATCTTCCGGCCGTTTTACGAACCATTCCGGAAGAGTGGCCGGGCAAATCTACAAAGACTTCTTTACGTTGGGGGTTATACGGATCGTTTTCTGACAGTATTCAGGGAGCACTGGAGAAACACGAAGAGCGTTTTGACGGCTTTGAAATCTTTATCACAGGTGGTTCAGCAGAGTGGCTCAGTTCCATTTTACCGGGTGAACCCAAGGTAAGACCCATGCTTATCTTTGAAGGCATACAATACTTTCTGGAAGACCATTTTAAGTGA